Proteins from one Ornithobacterium rhinotracheale genomic window:
- a CDS encoding PepSY-associated TM helix domain-containing protein, whose amino-acid sequence MNWRKVREWFRIIHLWAGLIGGVFIFILCFTGSILVFRDDLTKAMNPSVFKIQASREKQKIEQLIQKIETKTQKKVVSFELNKQANAPFTFMLKDKKQPKGRPESVFVNPYTAEILGNGKELVGNDFFMFNFKLHRWLLMPMDAGRPIMGVATLLFVLGLMTGMVVWFPRNLRHYKNGFKIKWKANWKRINHDFHNSFGLYSLVFLFVMGVTGLCWSFTWWKDASSFVIGAEIFNREKTEIQVPEQGENLTLSQSVEKVNQHLLYEYDILRFSDFNLENKALSVNAYKNGFAAISLPDTYYFSPKTGKVLEQQLIKDLAFNAFLAKSVHDLHMGKLYGTFNKILFLLFSLIGALLPITGFLIWWNKGKKLR is encoded by the coding sequence ATGAATTGGAGAAAAGTAAGAGAATGGTTTAGGATTATCCACCTCTGGGCAGGATTGATTGGTGGAGTTTTCATTTTTATACTTTGTTTTACGGGAAGTATTTTGGTGTTCAGAGATGATTTAACCAAGGCGATGAATCCTTCGGTTTTCAAAATTCAAGCATCAAGAGAAAAACAGAAAATCGAACAATTAATCCAAAAAATTGAAACAAAAACCCAAAAAAAAGTGGTTTCTTTTGAGCTAAATAAGCAAGCAAATGCGCCTTTTACTTTTATGCTAAAAGATAAAAAACAGCCAAAAGGCCGCCCTGAAAGCGTGTTTGTTAATCCATACACAGCCGAGATTTTAGGCAATGGCAAAGAGCTAGTGGGAAATGATTTTTTTATGTTTAATTTCAAATTACACCGTTGGCTACTTATGCCGATGGATGCTGGTCGCCCGATTATGGGGGTTGCAACTTTACTTTTTGTTTTGGGGCTCATGACGGGAATGGTGGTGTGGTTTCCAAGAAATTTAAGACATTATAAAAATGGTTTTAAAATCAAATGGAAAGCCAATTGGAAAAGGATTAATCACGATTTTCACAATAGTTTTGGGCTGTATTCGTTGGTGTTTCTTTTCGTAATGGGGGTTACGGGGCTATGTTGGTCGTTCACTTGGTGGAAAGATGCGTCGAGTTTTGTCATTGGGGCAGAAATCTTTAATCGTGAAAAAACAGAAATTCAAGTACCTGAGCAGGGCGAAAATTTAACCTTAAGCCAATCAGTAGAAAAAGTCAATCAGCATCTTTTATATGAGTATGATATTTTGCGTTTTTCGGACTTTAATCTTGAAAATAAAGCCTTATCGGTAAATGCGTATAAAAATGGTTTTGCGGCTATCAGTTTACCCGATACTTATTATTTCTCGCCTAAAACGGGCAAAGTATTGGAACAACAATTAATCAAAGATTTAGCATTTAATGCGTTTTTGGCTAAATCCGTGCACGATTTGCACATGGGTAAATTGTATGGCACTTTCAATAAAATCCTTTTTCTGTTGTTTTCTTTAATTGGAGCATTATTACCTATCACAGGGTTTTTAATCTGGTGGAACAAAGGAAAAAAATTACGATAA
- a CDS encoding RNA methyltransferase produces the protein MRKLRVDELNRLSVEDFEHAPKIPLVVVLDNIRSMHNVGAVFRTGDAFVIEKLVLCGITATPPNKEIRKTAIGATESVTWEYEKETIDAVQKLKDEGYKIVCVEQVESSTDFTDFVPEKGEKYALILGNEVSGVQQSVVDLSDICLEIPQSGTKHSLNVSVCAGIVMWQFYKYLK, from the coding sequence ATGAGAAAACTACGAGTAGATGAGCTAAACCGACTTAGCGTAGAAGATTTTGAGCATGCGCCCAAGATTCCGCTAGTGGTGGTTTTAGACAACATAAGAAGTATGCACAATGTGGGCGCTGTTTTCAGAACGGGCGATGCTTTTGTGATTGAAAAACTGGTGCTTTGTGGCATTACGGCGACGCCGCCCAATAAGGAGATTCGCAAAACTGCCATCGGTGCCACCGAAAGTGTGACTTGGGAATACGAGAAAGAAACCATAGATGCCGTGCAAAAATTAAAAGATGAAGGCTACAAAATTGTGTGCGTAGAGCAAGTGGAATCTAGCACAGATTTCACGGATTTTGTCCCAGAAAAAGGCGAAAAATACGCGTTAATTCTCGGAAACGAAGTTTCTGGTGTGCAACAATCGGTGGTGGACTTGAGCGACATTTGTTTAGAAATTCCACAATCGGGTACTAAGCATTCGCTGAATGTGAGTGTGTGCGCGGGTATTGTGATGTGGCAATTCTATAAATATTTGAAATAA
- the ychF gene encoding redox-regulated ATPase YchF codes for MKCGIVGLPNVGKSTLFNSLSSAKAQSANYPFCTIEPNLGTVQVPDPRLAVLEQLVNPQRVQPAVVEIVDIAGLVKGASKGEGLGNQFLANIRECQAIIHVLRCFDNGNITHVEGSVDPIRDKEIIDLELQLKDLETIEKRLEKAKKAARTGDKEATLVKEVLEKCYACLEEGKNTRQLEWSDAEQPVFDELHLLTAKPVLYVCNVDEAAVKQGNEYVEKVKEFAAKEDALVIMLAAQIEADIMELETYEERQLFLDELGLEEPGVNRLIRAAYDLLKLQTYFTAGVKEVRAWTIHKGDTAPQAAGVIHSDFEKGFIRAEVIHFEDYEKYGSESKCREAGKLSIEGKEYVVQDGDVMHFRFNV; via the coding sequence ATGAAATGTGGAATTGTAGGTTTGCCCAATGTTGGGAAATCAACTTTATTTAATAGCTTATCAAGTGCCAAGGCACAATCAGCCAACTATCCGTTTTGTACCATCGAGCCCAATTTGGGAACAGTGCAAGTGCCAGACCCAAGACTTGCAGTGCTTGAGCAATTAGTGAATCCGCAACGCGTGCAGCCTGCCGTGGTAGAAATTGTGGACATTGCAGGTTTGGTAAAAGGTGCGAGCAAAGGAGAAGGATTGGGAAACCAGTTTTTGGCAAATATTAGAGAATGCCAAGCCATAATCCATGTTTTGCGTTGTTTTGATAATGGAAACATCACCCATGTGGAGGGAAGTGTCGATCCGATTCGTGATAAAGAAATCATTGATTTAGAATTACAATTAAAGGACCTAGAAACCATTGAGAAAAGACTAGAAAAAGCAAAAAAAGCAGCTAGAACTGGAGACAAAGAAGCTACACTTGTAAAAGAAGTTTTGGAGAAATGCTACGCTTGTTTAGAAGAAGGAAAGAATACTCGCCAGCTTGAGTGGAGCGATGCAGAGCAACCTGTTTTTGATGAGTTACATTTATTAACGGCTAAACCCGTTTTGTATGTGTGTAATGTGGACGAAGCCGCTGTGAAACAAGGCAACGAGTATGTAGAAAAAGTAAAAGAATTTGCAGCCAAAGAAGATGCCCTCGTTATCATGCTTGCGGCACAAATCGAAGCCGATATCATGGAGCTTGAAACTTACGAAGAGCGACAATTATTCTTAGACGAATTGGGCTTAGAAGAGCCAGGTGTCAATCGATTGATTCGTGCGGCGTATGATTTATTAAAACTTCAAACTTATTTTACTGCGGGGGTAAAAGAAGTGCGTGCATGGACTATTCACAAAGGAGATACAGCACCACAAGCTGCGGGGGTGATTCACTCAGATTTTGAGAAAGGATTTATTCGTGCCGAGGTAATTCATTTTGAAGATTACGAAAAATATGGCTCAGAATCTAAATGCCGTGAAGCAGGAAAATTAAGCATCGAAGGAAAAGAATATGTGGTGCAAGACGGCGATGTGATGCACTTTAGATTTAATGTCTAA
- a CDS encoding carboxypeptidase-like regulatory domain-containing protein, which yields MRNVVNLILMLFCVAISAQNVEVKGQIRDSENIPLAYAYITLENIKSDKIFKETYTEDDGSFKVEIPVGTYEMSIQPTHGGLIKKEKIFNKNTDLGIIQIEAKSIALSEVKAMGSKPLYRLELDKRVYDMERDPTVKGGSVSDALNNVPSVQVDGRRGDYFA from the coding sequence ATGAGAAATGTAGTAAATTTAATATTGATGTTATTTTGTGTGGCAATTTCTGCACAAAATGTTGAGGTGAAAGGGCAAATTAGAGATTCCGAAAATATACCTTTGGCATACGCCTATATTACGCTGGAAAACATAAAAAGCGATAAGATTTTTAAAGAAACTTATACCGAAGATGATGGTTCTTTTAAAGTAGAAATTCCAGTGGGAACTTATGAAATGAGTATTCAGCCTACGCATGGTGGATTGATTAAAAAAGAGAAAATTTTTAACAAAAATACCGATTTGGGCATTATTCAAATTGAGGCAAAAAGCATTGCACTTTCCGAGGTGAAGGCCATGGGGAGCAAGCCACTCTACCGCTTGGAGCTGGATAAGCGCGTGTATGATATGGAACGAGACCCTACGGTGAAGGGGGGCTCAGTTTCCGATGCACTAAACAATGTACCCTCTGTTCAAGTGGACGGACGGAGAGGGGACTATTTCGCTTAG
- a CDS encoding outer membrane beta-barrel family protein — MYPLFKWTDGEGTISLRGNTNLRVLIDGKPSAMTGISNVGDALKNLPADAVQRVEIITNPSARYDAEGTAGIINIVMKKGANQGFNANFNTSLGIPEQAGISANLNYKTQKWNFFFNPNFRYDNSNVERSFTNVFLDEKRKEKSMEMQKGDMKRKRLSTGVNLGVDHYLTEKTSLSLSGNYRYDESKNTNTSNYEDFAYGVISGKSQRLENEKEFDTSAEANFSLKHEFNKNGHELNFAASTSYGKEDENSNILGKSILGNKTETNQITSNKESQTRNFLKLDYVLPLGEKSRFEFGYKGEWESNNSDYWVQSLENSQWIIKPGFADVLDYDQNIQALYSQWGNKFGRFSYLLGLRMEASDIKIQSKNASGKNKKYTSWFPTATFNYSLDNEEKNQIQISYSRRIRRPMGRFLSPFSNFSDDRNTFIGNPDLDPTFNDSYELSYITQIGKINITPSIYYRYSQDEVNIFRRKAELDGAQIFITQPVNVGNQKNLGAEFTLSAPLARWWRMFTNFNFFKSKMEAVYNDPISKKAYDLSQNSFNWFGRISNNITLPSKIEMQLSAFYGGPTRNAQGKSKASYSIDLGASKDVLKGNGTLTLNVRDILNSRKRRVENYGEDYFSEMEMQWRPRSVSLSFSYRINQKKKRERSNREDMGGDEMMEF; from the coding sequence ATGTACCCTCTGTTCAAGTGGACGGACGGAGAGGGGACTATTTCGCTTAGAGGAAATACAAATTTGCGCGTTTTGATTGATGGGAAGCCCTCTGCCATGACGGGAATTTCTAATGTGGGCGATGCTCTCAAAAATCTGCCAGCAGATGCCGTACAGCGTGTGGAAATAATCACTAATCCAAGTGCACGCTATGATGCCGAGGGCACGGCTGGTATCATTAATATTGTAATGAAAAAAGGAGCAAATCAAGGTTTTAATGCTAATTTCAACACCTCGCTCGGCATACCTGAGCAAGCGGGAATTAGTGCTAATTTAAATTATAAAACTCAAAAATGGAATTTCTTTTTTAATCCCAATTTTAGATATGATAATTCCAATGTAGAGAGAAGTTTTACGAATGTTTTTTTAGATGAAAAGAGAAAAGAAAAAAGCATGGAGATGCAAAAAGGTGATATGAAGAGAAAAAGACTTTCTACTGGGGTGAATTTAGGCGTAGACCATTATCTAACTGAAAAAACAAGCCTTTCTCTTTCTGGGAATTACCGTTACGACGAAAGTAAAAACACAAACACCTCTAACTACGAGGATTTCGCTTACGGAGTGATAAGTGGTAAAAGCCAGCGTTTAGAGAATGAAAAAGAATTTGATACTTCGGCGGAGGCTAACTTCTCCTTAAAACATGAATTTAACAAAAATGGGCACGAGCTTAATTTTGCAGCGAGCACTTCGTATGGCAAAGAAGATGAAAATTCTAATATCTTAGGTAAAAGTATTTTAGGAAATAAAACTGAAACTAATCAAATTACAAGCAACAAAGAGAGCCAAACTAGAAATTTTTTGAAACTAGATTATGTGCTCCCATTGGGAGAGAAATCTCGTTTTGAATTTGGCTACAAAGGCGAATGGGAAAGCAATAATAGCGATTACTGGGTGCAGAGCCTTGAAAACTCACAATGGATTATTAAACCAGGATTTGCCGATGTGCTGGATTACGACCAAAACATACAAGCACTCTATTCCCAATGGGGAAATAAATTCGGGAGATTTTCTTATTTATTAGGCCTTAGAATGGAGGCTTCAGATATTAAAATTCAATCCAAAAACGCTAGCGGAAAAAACAAAAAATACACGAGCTGGTTCCCAACAGCTACCTTTAATTATAGTTTAGATAATGAAGAAAAAAATCAAATTCAAATTAGTTATAGCCGACGAATCCGCCGGCCTATGGGGCGATTTTTAAGTCCATTTAGTAATTTTTCTGATGATAGAAACACCTTTATAGGGAACCCAGATTTAGACCCTACTTTTAATGATTCTTACGAATTATCATACATCACTCAGATTGGTAAAATCAATATTACACCAAGTATTTACTACCGATACAGCCAAGATGAAGTGAATATTTTCAGGCGAAAAGCAGAGCTTGATGGAGCTCAAATTTTCATTACCCAACCTGTGAATGTGGGAAATCAAAAAAACTTAGGAGCGGAATTCACCCTATCTGCCCCCCTTGCAAGGTGGTGGCGAATGTTTACCAATTTTAATTTTTTCAAATCAAAAATGGAAGCCGTTTACAACGATCCAATCTCAAAAAAAGCCTATGATTTAAGCCAAAATTCCTTTAATTGGTTTGGTAGAATTTCAAACAATATTACTCTGCCAAGTAAAATCGAAATGCAGCTTAGCGCATTCTATGGCGGGCCTACGAGAAATGCACAGGGCAAAAGCAAAGCCTCGTATAGCATTGATTTAGGTGCAAGCAAAGATGTGCTAAAAGGCAACGGAACGCTCACGCTCAATGTGCGAGATATTTTAAATTCTAGAAAAAGACGGGTAGAAAATTACGGCGAGGATTATTTCTCTGAAATGGAAATGCAGTGGCGTCCGAGAAGCGTGAGCTTGAGCTTTTCGTACCGAATCAATCAGAAAAAGAAACGAGAGCGTAGCAATCGTGAAGATATGGGCGGCGATGAAATGATGGAATTTTAA
- the der gene encoding ribosome biogenesis GTPase Der gives MANIVAIVGRPNVGKSTLFNRLLQRREAIVDSVSGVTRDRHYGKSDWNGKEFTVIDTGGYIEGSDDAFEGEIRKQVELAIEEASIIVFVVDNQIGVTDMDKRVALLLQQTTDKPIFLAVNKVDSNKNILDAVEFYELGFEKYYTISAASGGGTGDLLDAIVEALPSDEHKDPFEGLPKITIAGRPNVGKSTLTNALLGVERNIVTDIAGTTRDSIETLYSKFGQEFVLIDTAGMRKKNRVEEDLEFYSVMRSIRAIEDSDVVILMIDAERGIESQDMKIFNLAQKNRKGIVILVNKWDAVEKETNTMKEMEAAIKLRIAPFTDVPILFISALTKQRIHKAIETAVRVYENRKRRVKTSQLNDILLPIVKATPPPATKGKYIKIKYITQLPTNTPQFALFANLPQYVKEPYKRFVENQLRKHFDFSGVPIQVHFRQK, from the coding sequence ATGGCAAATATTGTAGCAATCGTTGGGAGACCCAATGTAGGGAAATCCACTTTGTTTAATAGGTTATTGCAACGCCGCGAGGCGATTGTAGATAGCGTGTCTGGGGTTACCCGAGATCGCCACTACGGCAAGTCTGACTGGAACGGGAAGGAATTCACCGTGATTGATACGGGCGGATACATCGAAGGATCGGACGACGCATTTGAAGGAGAAATCAGAAAGCAAGTAGAATTAGCTATTGAGGAGGCAAGCATCATCGTTTTTGTGGTGGATAACCAAATCGGGGTTACCGATATGGATAAGCGTGTGGCGTTGTTGTTACAACAAACCACCGATAAACCTATCTTCTTGGCAGTGAACAAGGTAGATAGTAATAAAAATATATTAGATGCGGTGGAATTTTACGAATTAGGTTTCGAGAAATATTATACCATCTCTGCAGCAAGTGGAGGTGGAACAGGTGATTTGCTCGATGCGATTGTAGAAGCTTTGCCAAGCGATGAGCACAAAGATCCATTTGAAGGTTTGCCAAAGATCACGATTGCGGGTAGACCTAATGTGGGGAAATCCACTTTAACAAATGCTTTGCTAGGAGTGGAAAGGAACATCGTAACCGATATTGCGGGGACTACGCGAGATTCTATCGAAACACTATATTCAAAATTTGGACAAGAATTCGTGTTGATCGACACGGCAGGAATGCGTAAAAAAAATAGAGTAGAAGAGGATTTGGAATTTTATTCCGTGATGCGATCCATTCGAGCAATAGAAGATAGCGATGTCGTGATTTTGATGATTGATGCCGAGCGAGGGATTGAGTCTCAAGACATGAAAATCTTTAATTTAGCTCAAAAAAATCGAAAAGGAATTGTAATTTTAGTCAATAAATGGGATGCCGTGGAAAAGGAAACCAATACCATGAAGGAAATGGAAGCGGCGATAAAATTAAGAATTGCACCATTTACCGATGTGCCGATTTTGTTCATTTCAGCATTAACTAAACAAAGAATTCACAAAGCCATTGAAACTGCAGTGCGTGTGTATGAGAATCGCAAGCGAAGAGTAAAAACCAGCCAGCTAAACGATATTTTATTGCCTATCGTAAAAGCTACTCCGCCACCTGCCACCAAAGGAAAATATATCAAAATTAAATATATCACACAATTGCCGACTAATACGCCACAATTTGCCTTATTCGCGAATTTGCCACAATATGTGAAAGAGCCGTATAAGCGTTTTGTGGAAAATCAATTGAGAAAACATTTTGATTTCTCTGGCGTGCCGATTCAAGTACATTTCAGACAGAAATAA
- a CDS encoding DUF4856 domain-containing protein: MKKSIILALVASFVAFTSCNSNDDENNQVDPSIKKETVSATDADLFNKELKNLKSNPQFQAGSENVKKAAEINAMFGDNTPEQLVEKFKTISPYVGQSKQFEQWLQKSKENQKVVAVDGKAGYLGKRIVDAKGVETFMLYKKGITGGLQIHNISDRVLKIKAGKDVQANLNELLGYLLGVDDFTLATNKEGKYKLIVNNDENIRPKNELLRYINQVSENPKTPILANIVSAVNVATKQGVDSKKLNASLDVISESVAKILALRATHYFDEYSDDLKSDEKRVTAVHEMSEGLGFVYGLQFTYNPKTGKPYFTNEEVLNYINSVNFWKAEEAKTKLSNLANELAKRLNFDRKDA, from the coding sequence ATGAAAAAATCAATTATTTTAGCTTTAGTAGCTAGTTTCGTTGCTTTTACAAGTTGTAATAGTAATGATGATGAAAACAATCAAGTGGATCCTTCAATTAAGAAAGAAACAGTAAGTGCCACGGATGCTGATTTATTTAATAAGGAATTAAAAAATTTAAAATCAAATCCACAGTTTCAAGCAGGGAGCGAAAATGTTAAGAAGGCTGCCGAAATTAATGCAATGTTTGGTGACAACACTCCTGAGCAATTGGTGGAGAAATTTAAAACTATTAGCCCTTATGTTGGTCAATCAAAACAGTTTGAGCAATGGTTGCAAAAATCAAAAGAAAATCAAAAAGTTGTTGCTGTAGATGGAAAAGCTGGGTATTTAGGCAAAAGAATTGTAGATGCTAAAGGGGTAGAGACCTTTATGCTTTATAAAAAAGGCATTACCGGAGGATTGCAAATTCACAACATAAGCGATAGAGTCTTGAAAATCAAAGCAGGTAAAGATGTTCAGGCAAATCTAAATGAATTATTAGGTTATCTTTTGGGGGTAGATGATTTTACATTGGCTACAAACAAGGAAGGAAAATACAAATTAATTGTAAATAATGATGAAAACATAAGACCTAAAAACGAACTTTTACGCTATATAAATCAAGTGAGCGAAAATCCAAAAACACCCATTTTGGCAAATATAGTTTCTGCGGTAAATGTTGCAACTAAACAGGGTGTTGACTCTAAAAAATTAAATGCAAGTTTAGATGTAATTTCAGAATCAGTAGCTAAAATTTTAGCTTTGAGAGCAACCCATTATTTTGATGAATATTCAGACGATTTGAAAAGCGATGAAAAACGAGTTACGGCAGTACATGAAATGTCTGAAGGTTTAGGTTTTGTTTACGGATTACAATTCACTTACAATCCAAAAACAGGGAAGCCATATTTTACCAATGAAGAGGTTTTAAATTATATAAATTCTGTGAATTTCTGGAAGGCAGAAGAGGCGAAAACCAAATTAAGTAATTTGGCAAATGAATTAGCTAAAAGATTAAATTTTGATCGAAAAGACGCTTAA
- the lpdA gene encoding dihydrolipoyl dehydrogenase has translation MQSFDVTVIGSGPGGYVAAIRAAQLGFKTALIEKYNTLGGTCLNVGCIPSKSLLDSSEHYHNAHKNFKEHGIALDNLSIDLAKMIERKNAVVEQTTKGIDFLMDKNKIQVFKGLGSFKDKNHILIQSEGETQEIETKNTIIATGSKPASLPFIKIDKERIITSTEALSLKEIPKHLIVIGGGVIGLELGSVYQRIGAKVSVVEYADRLVPTMDGDVSKELRKILKKLGMDLNLSCKVSKVERTGDEVKVAFENKKGETEEITGDYVLVAVGRKPYTEGLGLEKVGVEVDERGRIVTNEHLETNIGGIYAIGDVVKGAMLAHKAEEEGVYVAERLAKQKPHIDYNLIPGVVYTWPEVAGVGKTEEQLKEEKVAYKVGKFNVRALGRARASGDIDGFVKVLADEKTDEILGVHIVSARAADMIAEAVTAMEFRASAEDLARICHAHPTYMEAVKEAALDATEKRALHS, from the coding sequence ATGCAATCATTTGATGTTACCGTAATCGGCTCTGGTCCTGGGGGCTATGTAGCTGCCATAAGAGCCGCACAATTAGGTTTCAAAACGGCTTTAATCGAGAAATATAATACCCTTGGAGGAACATGTCTAAATGTGGGGTGTATCCCGTCTAAATCCTTGTTGGACTCGTCTGAACATTATCACAACGCACACAAAAACTTCAAGGAACACGGCATTGCGCTAGATAATTTGTCGATTGATTTAGCTAAAATGATTGAGCGTAAAAACGCAGTAGTTGAGCAAACTACCAAAGGGATTGATTTCTTGATGGATAAAAACAAAATTCAGGTTTTTAAAGGTTTAGGAAGTTTTAAGGATAAAAACCATATTTTGATACAATCTGAAGGCGAAACCCAAGAAATCGAAACTAAAAATACCATTATCGCAACGGGGTCAAAACCTGCGAGCCTTCCTTTTATCAAAATTGATAAAGAAAGAATCATCACTTCTACCGAGGCTTTAAGTTTAAAGGAAATTCCAAAACATTTAATCGTAATCGGCGGGGGTGTCATCGGTCTTGAATTGGGCTCTGTGTATCAGAGAATCGGGGCAAAAGTGAGCGTGGTAGAATATGCCGATAGATTAGTCCCTACTATGGATGGTGATGTGTCTAAAGAATTGCGCAAAATCTTGAAAAAACTCGGAATGGATTTGAACCTTTCTTGCAAAGTTTCAAAGGTAGAAAGAACGGGAGACGAGGTGAAAGTAGCATTTGAAAATAAAAAAGGCGAAACCGAAGAAATCACAGGCGATTATGTTCTGGTAGCCGTAGGGCGAAAACCTTATACCGAAGGGCTTGGGCTCGAAAAAGTAGGCGTAGAAGTAGACGAGCGTGGGCGTATCGTGACCAATGAGCATTTAGAAACCAATATCGGGGGGATTTATGCAATTGGCGATGTGGTAAAAGGAGCCATGTTGGCACACAAAGCAGAGGAAGAGGGCGTGTATGTGGCAGAGCGTTTGGCAAAACAAAAACCACATATTGATTACAATCTCATTCCAGGCGTAGTTTACACTTGGCCAGAAGTGGCGGGAGTAGGCAAAACCGAGGAGCAGTTAAAAGAAGAAAAAGTAGCGTATAAAGTAGGTAAATTTAATGTAAGAGCTTTGGGAAGAGCCAGAGCGAGCGGAGACATCGATGGATTTGTGAAAGTGCTTGCCGATGAAAAAACAGACGAAATTTTGGGCGTGCATATCGTTTCGGCAAGAGCTGCGGACATGATTGCAGAGGCTGTGACTGCAATGGAATTCCGAGCTTCGGCAGAGGATTTAGCAAGAATTTGCCATGCACATCCTACTTACATGGAGGCGGTGAAAGAAGCCGCGCTCGATGCTACTGAAAAACGCGCTTTGCATAGCTAA
- a CDS encoding multidrug effflux MFS transporter, with protein sequence MNPKTRLIFLIGAIAAIGPFTVDMYLPGFPAIARDLNTTEKMVSYTLTSYFIGISIGQLFYGPILDKFGRKKPLLLGLTLYLISSVVCALSPHVYILILARFVQALGVSVGMVAGPAIIRDQYGASEVAKMLSSVLLVMGVAPVIAPSLGSFFISHLSWRYIFYFLTLVSGVLILSLKMFLSETHGYQPHMDFRIRPILYNYYTALRQSKFVKYTLGGSIAMAIMFAYVSSIPFILMNIYKVSTGTFGIIFACNSAGFISGSQLNRLLLRKFQLHNLTRVISFVQLLVSVTFLILAYNFELPLPVFLAFVFVVLFLLGFINPNATALALESFEKNIGVASALNGAVRMATSALTSAMMGVCYNGTQYPLIWFMVVLSLFGFIFIAWARRSSLA encoded by the coding sequence ATGAATCCTAAAACTAGATTAATTTTCCTTATTGGAGCGATTGCGGCCATTGGACCATTTACGGTAGATATGTATTTGCCCGGTTTTCCTGCCATTGCTAGAGACCTAAACACGACCGAAAAAATGGTTTCTTATACTTTAACGAGTTATTTTATCGGAATTTCTATTGGGCAATTGTTTTACGGACCTATTTTGGATAAATTCGGAAGAAAGAAACCACTGCTTTTAGGGCTTACTTTGTATTTAATTTCTTCTGTCGTTTGTGCGTTGTCGCCACATGTGTATATTTTGATTTTAGCAAGATTTGTGCAAGCGCTCGGCGTGAGTGTCGGTATGGTGGCGGGGCCAGCCATTATTCGTGACCAATATGGCGCGAGCGAAGTGGCAAAAATGCTTTCTTCGGTTTTATTGGTCATGGGCGTGGCTCCCGTGATTGCTCCGTCGCTCGGGAGTTTCTTTATCTCGCATTTGTCGTGGCGATACATTTTTTATTTCTTAACCTTGGTTTCGGGTGTTTTGATTTTAAGTTTAAAAATGTTTTTGTCTGAAACGCATGGCTACCAGCCGCATATGGATTTTAGAATTCGCCCGATTTTGTATAATTACTACACCGCTTTGAGGCAATCTAAATTTGTGAAATATACGCTAGGCGGTAGCATTGCCATGGCAATCATGTTTGCCTATGTGTCGAGTATTCCATTTATTTTGATGAATATTTACAAGGTTTCGACTGGGACTTTTGGGATTATTTTTGCGTGCAATTCGGCAGGTTTTATTTCGGGAAGCCAACTCAATCGTTTGCTTTTGAGAAAATTCCAATTGCATAATTTAACCCGAGTAATTTCGTTTGTGCAGCTTTTGGTTTCAGTCACATTTTTAATCTTGGCTTACAATTTTGAGTTGCCGTTGCCTGTGTTTTTAGCCTTTGTTTTTGTCGTTTTGTTTTTGTTGGGCTTTATCAATCCAAACGCCACCGCCTTGGCACTCGAATCTTTTGAGAAAAACATTGGCGTAGCATCTGCATTAAACGGAGCCGTGCGTATGGCCACCTCAGCACTTACTTCGGCAATGATGGGCGTGTGCTACAACGGAACACAATATCCGCTCATTTGGTTTATGGTTGTGCTGAGTTTATTTGGTTTCATTTTCATTGCGTGGGCACGTCGTAGTAGTCTGGCTTAA